A genomic stretch from Bordetella sp. N includes:
- the msrQ gene encoding protein-methionine-sulfoxide reductase heme-binding subunit MsrQ, with amino-acid sequence MSTSTLPAASARRQWSARQVGRFKPLLFLLGLVPVLRWVWLGFNDGLTANPVEFLTRSAGTWTFVCLLVTLGITPLRRLLNQPALIRVRRMCGLFTFFYGLLHFLSWAGWDRGFDPASMVEDVGQRPFILVGFLAFLLLLALALTSFQAAMRFLGRNWGRLHRAIYVIGLLALLHLWWHKAGKHDFTQPLWYGSVLAVLLAWRVVLWVRARRARPA; translated from the coding sequence ATGAGTACTTCCACGCTTCCTGCTGCCTCGGCGCGGCGCCAGTGGAGCGCGCGCCAGGTGGGCCGCTTCAAGCCTTTACTGTTTCTGCTGGGATTGGTGCCCGTGCTGCGCTGGGTCTGGCTGGGCTTCAACGACGGCTTGACGGCCAATCCCGTCGAATTCCTGACCCGTTCGGCCGGCACCTGGACCTTCGTCTGCCTGTTGGTGACCCTGGGCATCACGCCCTTGCGCCGGTTGTTGAACCAGCCGGCCCTGATTCGCGTGCGCCGGATGTGCGGCCTGTTCACGTTTTTCTACGGGCTGCTGCATTTTCTGTCCTGGGCGGGGTGGGATCGCGGCTTCGATCCGGCGTCCATGGTCGAGGATGTGGGGCAGCGCCCCTTCATCCTGGTCGGTTTCCTCGCTTTCCTGCTGCTGTTGGCTTTGGCCTTGACCTCGTTCCAGGCGGCCATGCGCTTTCTCGGGCGCAACTGGGGGCGCCTGCACCGTGCCATCTATGTGATCGGCCTGCTGGCACTGCTGCATTTGTGGTGGCACAAGGCCGGCAAGCACGATTTCACCCAGCCGCTTTGGTACGGCAGCGTCCTGGCCGTGCTGCTGGCCTGGCGGGTGGTTCTGTGGGTACG
- a CDS encoding type IV toxin-antitoxin system AbiEi family antitoxin yields the protein MTKSTFVEHALIEQLLDSLRELPDMHAELTQSEPAVRAAGRVDAKIDLHVAGRSIVLLVEAKKSVYPRDVRQALWQLKSLQHGHYVDVQHLLIAESLSPGAKELLRAERIGYFDSGGSLFLPAPGAYVYIDKPPPKTLEKSVRSLFSGRRAQVLYALLVNHEEWFGVTEVAERAQVAPSTASDVLSELERFDWLVSRGQGPSKERHLREPSALLDAWAKQLATQRAPVLRRYFVPGLKSDALIERLGQMLDAHQVAYAVSYEAAAQRYTPFLSSISQVRVRLLPSTSTEAAMAELGARVVNEGANLAVIETKSAGELLFRQNVGGVWLASPVQVYLDLLRGEGRAKEMAEHLRKERIGF from the coding sequence ATGACCAAATCGACCTTCGTGGAACACGCTCTGATCGAGCAGCTCTTAGATTCACTCCGGGAGTTGCCGGACATGCATGCCGAGTTGACTCAGTCAGAACCTGCTGTTCGAGCCGCTGGTCGCGTCGACGCGAAGATTGATCTGCACGTCGCCGGTAGGTCGATTGTCTTGCTGGTTGAGGCAAAGAAGTCCGTCTATCCCCGAGATGTGCGCCAGGCGTTGTGGCAGTTGAAGTCGCTGCAGCATGGTCACTACGTCGATGTGCAGCACCTGTTGATCGCCGAGTCGCTCTCACCGGGGGCGAAGGAATTGCTCAGAGCCGAGCGCATCGGCTACTTCGACAGCGGCGGAAGCCTCTTCCTGCCGGCCCCTGGCGCCTACGTCTACATCGACAAGCCGCCTCCGAAGACTTTGGAGAAGTCGGTGCGGTCGCTCTTCTCCGGGCGGCGTGCCCAGGTTTTGTATGCGCTCCTGGTCAATCACGAGGAATGGTTTGGTGTTACCGAAGTGGCCGAACGGGCGCAGGTGGCTCCATCCACGGCCTCGGACGTACTAAGCGAGCTGGAGCGGTTCGACTGGTTGGTGTCGCGAGGACAGGGGCCGAGCAAGGAGCGGCATCTGCGAGAACCCAGCGCGTTGCTCGATGCTTGGGCGAAGCAGCTCGCCACGCAACGCGCGCCAGTGCTGCGCCGGTACTTCGTGCCCGGATTGAAATCTGATGCACTGATCGAGCGGCTCGGCCAGATGCTCGATGCGCATCAAGTCGCCTACGCGGTGAGCTACGAAGCCGCTGCACAGCGCTATACCCCCTTCTTGTCCAGCATCTCTCAGGTGCGAGTTCGACTGCTACCCAGCACCAGTACCGAGGCGGCAATGGCGGAGCTGGGTGCGCGCGTCGTCAATGAAGGAGCGAACCTCGCGGTCATCGAGACGAAGTCGGCGGGAGAACTGCTGTTCCGGCAAAACGTCGGGGGTGTTTGGCTGGCCAGTCCAGTCCAGGTTTATCTCGACCTCTTGCGCGGTGAAGGCCGCGCCAAGGAAATGGCCGAGCACTTACGCAAGGAAAGGATTGGCTTCTGA
- a CDS encoding HAD-IIIA family hydrolase — MSYSLVVFDWDGTLMDSTHSIVAAIQGACRDLELPVPSASQASWVIGLSLESALRHAVPELTKAMMPRFLERYRVNYLLRDPELKLFDGIRELLAELAQRNVQLAVATGKSRVGLNRALAASGLVDAFQATRTADETFSKPNPAMLHEIMTELDVAADRVVMIGDTSHDLQMAANAGVHSVGVTYGAHTRKELESCTPQVIVESVPELTAWLAAREV, encoded by the coding sequence ATGTCTTATTCGTTGGTGGTGTTCGATTGGGACGGCACGCTGATGGATTCCACCCACAGCATCGTGGCTGCCATCCAGGGGGCGTGCCGGGACCTGGAACTGCCGGTGCCGTCGGCGTCGCAGGCCAGCTGGGTGATCGGGTTGTCGCTGGAAAGCGCGCTGCGTCATGCGGTGCCGGAGCTGACCAAGGCGATGATGCCGCGCTTTCTGGAACGCTATCGGGTGAACTACCTGCTGCGCGACCCGGAACTGAAGCTGTTCGACGGAATCCGCGAACTGCTGGCCGAGCTGGCGCAGCGCAATGTGCAATTGGCCGTGGCCACCGGCAAGAGCCGGGTCGGCCTGAACCGGGCGCTGGCGGCCAGCGGGCTGGTCGACGCGTTCCAGGCGACGCGCACCGCGGATGAGACCTTCAGCAAGCCGAATCCGGCCATGCTGCACGAAATCATGACCGAGCTGGATGTGGCGGCGGACCGCGTGGTGATGATCGGCGACACGTCGCACGACCTGCAGATGGCCGCCAATGCCGGCGTGCACAGCGTTGGAGTGACCTACGGCGCGCACACCCGCAAGGAGCTGGAAAGCTGCACGCCCCAGGTCATCGTCGAATCGGTGCCGGAGTTGACCGCCTGGCTGGCGGCGCGCGAGGTTTGA
- the accD gene encoding acetyl-CoA carboxylase, carboxyltransferase subunit beta, whose translation MSWIEKLLPPRINKTAEPTARRVPEGLWVKCPSCESVLYNEDLAANLHVCPKCDHHMRIGARARVDSLLDLEGRVEYAQSIRSVDSLKFKDSRKYPERLAEAVKQTGETDAMVVVSGSIKGVPAVLACFEFEFMGGSMGSVVGERFARGAQAALDQKTPFICVAASGGARMQESLLSLMQMAKTNAMLTRLAAEQLPFISVLTDPTMGGVSASFAFMGDVVIAEPKALIGFAGPRVIEQTVREKLPEGFQRAEFLLQKGAIDMVVDRRQLRDEIARLLALLTRQPAEVLTA comes from the coding sequence ATGAGCTGGATCGAAAAACTCCTGCCGCCGCGCATCAACAAGACCGCCGAACCCACCGCGCGGCGCGTGCCGGAAGGTCTCTGGGTCAAGTGCCCGTCCTGCGAATCGGTGCTCTATAACGAGGACCTCGCGGCCAATCTGCACGTCTGCCCGAAGTGCGACCACCATATGCGCATCGGCGCGCGCGCCCGCGTCGATTCCCTGCTGGACCTGGAAGGCCGGGTCGAATACGCCCAGTCCATCCGGTCGGTCGACTCCCTGAAGTTCAAGGACTCGCGCAAGTATCCGGAACGTCTGGCCGAAGCCGTCAAGCAGACCGGTGAAACGGATGCCATGGTCGTGGTCAGCGGCTCGATCAAGGGTGTGCCGGCCGTGCTGGCATGCTTCGAGTTCGAGTTCATGGGGGGCTCCATGGGCTCGGTGGTGGGCGAGCGCTTCGCGCGCGGCGCCCAGGCCGCCCTGGACCAGAAAACGCCTTTCATCTGCGTGGCCGCCTCGGGTGGCGCGCGCATGCAGGAAAGCCTGCTGTCCCTGATGCAGATGGCCAAGACCAATGCCATGCTGACGCGTCTGGCGGCTGAACAACTGCCCTTCATCAGCGTGCTGACGGATCCGACCATGGGCGGCGTGTCGGCCAGCTTTGCCTTCATGGGCGACGTCGTCATCGCCGAGCCCAAGGCCCTGATCGGTTTTGCCGGCCCGCGCGTGATCGAACAGACCGTGCGCGAGAAATTGCCGGAAGGCTTCCAGCGCGCGGAATTCCTGCTGCAGAAGGGCGCCATCGACATGGTGGTGGATCGCCGCCAACTGCGTGACGAGATCGCTCGTCTGCTGGCGCTGTTGACGCGGCAACCGGCTGAAGTGCTGACGGCCTGA
- the msrP gene encoding protein-methionine-sulfoxide reductase catalytic subunit MsrP, with the protein MLIRKPSDIVPSEITPEPIWRERRAWLGRAGAGLAAVGTAGWSLPALADGEGLAALPATANAQYTVMDKQTSYADITSYNNYYEFGLDKGDPAQNAKTLKVRPWTLTVEGEVNKPRTFDIDELLKLAPQEERVYRLRCVEGWSMVIPWIGYSLSALLKQVEPTGNAKFVQFVTVAQRDTMPGLRSRVLNWPYTEGLRLDEAMHPLALLTFGLYGKVLPNQNGAPVRVVLPWKYGFKSAKSLVAIRLVEKMPVSSWMDAASSEYGFYANVNPDVPHPRWSQATERRIGDGFFSPKRKTLMFNGYDQVASLYQGMDLRANY; encoded by the coding sequence ATGCTCATACGTAAACCCTCGGACATCGTTCCCTCGGAAATCACCCCGGAACCGATCTGGCGCGAGCGCCGCGCCTGGCTGGGACGGGCTGGCGCCGGGCTCGCCGCTGTCGGCACGGCCGGCTGGAGCCTGCCCGCGCTTGCGGACGGTGAGGGCCTGGCGGCGCTGCCGGCGACCGCCAACGCCCAATACACCGTCATGGACAAGCAGACGTCCTATGCGGACATCACGTCCTACAACAATTACTACGAATTCGGCCTGGACAAGGGCGATCCGGCCCAAAACGCCAAGACCCTGAAGGTGCGGCCGTGGACGCTTACTGTCGAAGGCGAGGTCAACAAGCCGCGCACCTTCGATATCGACGAATTGCTCAAGCTGGCGCCGCAGGAAGAGCGCGTCTACCGCCTGCGCTGTGTCGAGGGTTGGTCGATGGTGATTCCCTGGATCGGTTATTCCCTGTCAGCCCTCTTGAAGCAGGTCGAGCCAACCGGCAATGCCAAATTCGTGCAATTCGTCACGGTCGCGCAACGCGACACCATGCCGGGGCTGCGTAGCCGGGTCTTGAATTGGCCTTATACGGAGGGCCTGCGGCTGGACGAGGCCATGCACCCGCTGGCCCTGTTGACCTTCGGGCTGTACGGCAAGGTGCTGCCGAATCAGAACGGCGCGCCGGTGCGCGTGGTGCTGCCCTGGAAATATGGCTTCAAGTCGGCCAAATCGCTGGTGGCGATCCGCCTGGTCGAGAAAATGCCCGTCAGTTCCTGGATGGATGCCGCGTCCAGCGAATATGGCTTCTACGCCAACGTCAATCCCGACGTGCCGCATCCGCGCTGGAGCCAGGCCACGGAGCGGCGGATTGGCGACGGCTTCTTCAGCCCCAAGCGCAAGACCTTGATGTTCAACGGTTATGACCAGGTGGCATCGTTGTACCAGGGCATGGATCTGCGGGCGAATTATTAG
- a CDS encoding Rne/Rng family ribonuclease: protein MKRMLFNATHQEELRVAIVDGQKLIDLDIETAGREQRKGNIYKGTITRIEPGLEACFVNYGEDRHGFLPFKEIARSYFKEGVDVRTARIQDALREGQELIVQVEKEERGNKGAALTTFISLAGRYLVLMPNNPRGGGVSRRVEGEDRQELRDTMDQLQLPQGMSIIARTAGIGRNVEELQWDLSYLMQLWTAIDGAARDNSAPILIYLESSLVIRAIRDYFSPEIGEILIDTDEIADQATAFMSVVMPDNVHRVKRYRDDVPLFSRFQIEHQIETAYSRTVTLPSGGSVVIDHTEALVAVDVNSARSTRGADIEETALRTNQEAADEVARQLRLRDLGGLIVIDFIDMEDTKNQRAVEQRLRDALHFDRARVQMGKISRFGLMELSRQRLRPALNEGSHITCPRCNGTGVIRDAESSALHVLRLLQEEAMKENTAAVHAQVPVDVATFLLNEKRADIAKMEARLKVNLVLIPNKHLETPHHHIERLRHDDPRLEETKVSFELAEAPATDVAFAPKETEVKARPEALVKGITPSQPAPVSAAPAAPAPVAPAPAGLGGLFKRLVGWLSGGEKPAAPAAAPAVSEEPKRANNRAKSRTHDGQDRRGERHGSDRGRGRRNDGRNAAETTEALTDANSRHHVRGGRRGDAERPARGERNERGDRGDRAERGERGERGERGQRDAVAQAANQAVNQAADQAERNLPQAEALEDGTPARQGRNRRGRGGRNRREESGSEGVMSEQESMVAALAETVAAALPPDGADDTVARDAAAGEGETDEFGNPLPADPERKRRRRRSRRGRRSQEDGVSSDADGQEDGLDASEQSEEDRLAADAQAALSEVATPVDTSKPVVPSVDSHVAAPIAELSESTAEPVTTAPVAVSAPVQVATPAEIVADTQAEAASAPAAAPALVPAPVEAVAPAPVTAPAAVPAPVEAVAPAPAAAPAPAAAPAPVAAPAAPVQVAAPAPVAAPAPVAAPAPVAAPVEAAAPAAPAAGASKQSLHDVVNTAGLKWVETDPERHAQTQQRIAATHVPLRLGRERKPVTAVSSEPLQQVETRR, encoded by the coding sequence ATGAAGCGAATGTTGTTCAACGCGACGCACCAGGAAGAACTGCGCGTCGCCATTGTCGATGGGCAAAAACTCATCGACCTGGACATTGAAACTGCCGGCCGCGAACAGCGCAAAGGCAATATCTATAAAGGCACCATCACCCGTATCGAACCCGGCCTCGAAGCCTGCTTCGTCAACTACGGCGAAGACCGCCACGGCTTCCTGCCTTTCAAGGAAATCGCGCGCAGCTACTTCAAGGAAGGCGTCGATGTCCGCACCGCCCGCATCCAGGATGCCCTGCGCGAAGGCCAGGAACTGATCGTTCAGGTTGAAAAGGAAGAACGCGGCAATAAAGGCGCCGCGCTGACCACCTTTATTTCGCTGGCCGGCCGTTACCTGGTGCTGATGCCCAACAACCCGCGCGGCGGCGGCGTATCGCGCCGGGTCGAAGGCGAAGATCGCCAGGAACTGCGCGACACGATGGATCAGTTGCAACTGCCGCAAGGCATGAGCATCATCGCCCGCACCGCCGGCATCGGCCGTAACGTCGAAGAGCTGCAATGGGACTTGTCCTATTTGATGCAACTCTGGACCGCCATCGACGGCGCGGCGCGCGACAACTCCGCGCCCATCCTGATCTACCTGGAATCGAGCCTGGTCATCCGGGCCATCCGTGACTACTTCTCGCCTGAAATCGGCGAGATCCTGATCGATACCGACGAGATCGCCGATCAAGCCACCGCTTTCATGAGCGTGGTGATGCCGGACAACGTGCACCGCGTCAAGCGCTACCGCGACGACGTGCCGCTGTTCTCGCGCTTCCAGATCGAACATCAGATCGAAACCGCCTACTCGCGCACCGTCACCCTGCCGTCCGGCGGCTCGGTGGTGATCGACCATACCGAAGCGCTGGTGGCCGTGGACGTCAACTCGGCCCGCTCCACCCGCGGCGCTGACATCGAAGAAACCGCCCTGCGCACCAACCAGGAAGCGGCCGATGAAGTGGCTCGCCAGCTGCGCCTGCGCGATCTGGGTGGCCTGATCGTCATCGACTTCATCGACATGGAGGACACCAAGAACCAGCGCGCCGTCGAACAGCGCCTGCGTGATGCCCTGCATTTCGACCGTGCCCGCGTGCAAATGGGCAAGATCTCCCGTTTCGGCCTGATGGAACTGTCGCGTCAGCGCCTGCGTCCGGCCCTGAACGAGGGTTCGCACATCACCTGCCCCCGTTGCAACGGCACCGGCGTGATCCGCGACGCGGAATCCAGCGCCCTGCACGTGCTGCGCCTGCTGCAGGAAGAAGCCATGAAGGAAAACACCGCCGCCGTGCACGCACAAGTGCCGGTGGACGTGGCCACCTTCCTGTTGAATGAAAAGCGCGCCGACATCGCCAAGATGGAAGCCCGCCTGAAGGTCAACCTGGTGCTGATCCCCAACAAGCACCTGGAAACGCCGCATCACCATATCGAGCGCCTGCGCCACGACGACCCGCGCCTGGAAGAGACCAAGGTCAGCTTCGAGCTGGCCGAGGCGCCCGCCACCGACGTCGCTTTCGCGCCCAAGGAAACGGAAGTGAAGGCCCGTCCGGAAGCGCTGGTCAAGGGCATCACGCCCTCGCAGCCCGCGCCCGTCTCGGCGGCGCCCGCGGCGCCCGCGCCTGTCGCGCCGGCTCCCGCCGGCCTGGGTGGTTTGTTCAAGCGTCTGGTGGGTTGGCTGTCCGGCGGTGAAAAGCCCGCCGCGCCCGCCGCTGCGCCGGCCGTATCCGAAGAGCCCAAGCGCGCCAACAACCGCGCCAAGTCCCGTACGCATGACGGCCAGGACCGTCGCGGCGAACGCCACGGCTCCGACCGCGGCCGTGGCCGCCGTAACGACGGCCGCAATGCCGCCGAAACGACCGAAGCCCTGACCGACGCCAACAGCCGCCACCATGTGCGCGGTGGCCGTCGTGGCGATGCCGAAAGGCCCGCCCGTGGCGAACGCAACGAGCGTGGCGACCGGGGTGACCGTGCTGAACGCGGTGAGCGTGGCGAGCGTGGTGAACGCGGCCAGCGTGATGCCGTGGCTCAGGCCGCGAACCAGGCGGTGAACCAGGCTGCCGATCAGGCCGAACGCAATCTGCCGCAGGCGGAGGCGCTGGAGGACGGTACCCCCGCCCGCCAGGGTCGTAACCGCCGTGGTCGTGGTGGCCGCAATCGCCGCGAGGAATCCGGTAGCGAAGGCGTCATGAGCGAGCAGGAAAGCATGGTGGCGGCTCTGGCCGAGACCGTGGCTGCCGCCCTGCCGCCGGATGGCGCCGACGACACCGTGGCACGTGATGCCGCCGCTGGCGAAGGCGAGACCGACGAGTTCGGCAATCCCCTCCCCGCGGATCCGGAACGCAAGCGCCGCCGTCGTCGCAGCCGTCGTGGTCGTCGCAGCCAGGAGGATGGCGTGAGTTCGGATGCCGATGGCCAGGAAGACGGCCTCGACGCATCGGAGCAAAGCGAAGAAGATCGCCTGGCCGCTGATGCCCAGGCCGCGCTGTCGGAAGTCGCGACGCCGGTGGATACCAGCAAGCCCGTGGTTCCGTCCGTTGATTCGCATGTGGCCGCACCGATCGCCGAATTGTCCGAGTCGACCGCCGAACCGGTGACCACGGCGCCCGTCGCCGTGTCCGCGCCGGTGCAGGTTGCCACGCCGGCCGAGATCGTTGCCGACACGCAGGCTGAGGCTGCTTCGGCTCCGGCCGCCGCGCCGGCTCTGGTGCCCGCACCTGTCGAGGCTGTGGCACCGGCTCCGGTCACCGCGCCGGCCGCTGTTCCCGCACCGGTTGAGGCTGTTGCGCCGGCTCCTGCTGCCGCCCCGGCTCCTGCTGCCGCCCCGGCTCCGGTCGCCGCACCTGCTGCGCCGGTCCAGGTTGCTGCTCCCGCTCCGGTTGCTGCTCCCGCTCCGGTGGCTGCACCGGCTCCGGTTGCTGCTCCGGTTGAGGCTGCTGCGCCTGCCGCGCCCGCCGCTGGTGCCAGCAAGCAATCGCTGCACGACGTGGTGAATACCGCCGGCCTGAAGTGGGTCGAGACCGATCCGGAGCGTCACGCTCAGACCCAGCAACGCATCGCGGCCACCCATGTGCCGCTGCGCCTGGGCCGCGAGCGCAAGCCCGTGACGGCGGTTTCCAGCGAGCCGTTGCAACAGGTCGAGACGCGCCGTTGA
- a CDS encoding RluA family pseudouridine synthase, whose translation MPLFAMRKESSPGGSPSTPAAVRLVEVTEENEGQRVDNFLFRLCKGVPKSHVYKAIRDGNVRVNKGRIQADQRLEIGDVVRVPPFRLPAPDAPRAVPPAEFPVVYEDEGMLVVDKPAGIAVHGGSGVAFGVIERLRASRPQAPMLELAHRLDRDTSGLLMIAKKRNALLGLHEMLREGRGNKRYYALVQGDWVNDRQHIKLPLLKWTTASGERRVRVDQDGQAAHTIVTLKKRFGSYSLVEAELRTGRTHQIRVHLASSGFPIVGDDKYGDDETRATFARQGFNRMFLHAHQLIMAHPLTGETLDLRAPLPPACVQLLNMLEKV comes from the coding sequence ATGCCGCTTTTCGCAATGCGCAAAGAATCATCCCCTGGGGGTTCCCCCAGCACGCCAGCCGCCGTTCGACTTGTCGAAGTGACTGAAGAAAACGAGGGGCAGCGTGTCGACAATTTCCTGTTTCGACTGTGCAAGGGCGTCCCCAAAAGCCATGTTTACAAAGCGATCCGTGACGGCAACGTCCGTGTAAACAAGGGACGCATCCAGGCGGACCAGCGCCTCGAAATCGGGGACGTCGTGCGGGTGCCGCCTTTCCGCCTCCCCGCCCCGGATGCGCCGCGCGCCGTACCGCCGGCGGAATTCCCGGTCGTCTATGAAGACGAGGGCATGCTGGTGGTGGACAAGCCGGCCGGCATCGCGGTGCATGGCGGCAGCGGCGTGGCGTTCGGCGTGATCGAGCGGCTGCGCGCGTCCCGCCCCCAGGCGCCGATGCTGGAGCTGGCCCACCGGCTGGACCGCGACACCTCCGGCCTGCTGATGATCGCCAAGAAACGCAACGCCTTGCTGGGTCTGCACGAGATGCTGCGGGAAGGGCGGGGCAACAAGCGCTATTACGCGCTGGTCCAGGGCGACTGGGTCAACGACCGCCAACACATCAAGCTGCCCTTGCTGAAATGGACCACGGCATCGGGCGAGCGGCGCGTCCGCGTCGATCAGGATGGGCAGGCCGCCCACACGATCGTCACGTTAAAAAAGCGTTTTGGCAGTTACAGTCTGGTTGAGGCAGAGTTGCGCACCGGGCGCACCCATCAAATTCGGGTGCATCTGGCGTCCAGCGGCTTTCCGATCGTTGGCGACGACAAGTACGGCGACGATGAAACGCGTGCGACTTTCGCGCGCCAGGGCTTCAACCGGATGTTCCTGCATGCTCATCAATTGATCATGGCGCATCCGCTGACCGGGGAAACGCTGGACCTGCGCGCACCGCTGCCGCCGGCCTGCGTGCAACTACTAAATATGCTGGAGAAGGTTTGA
- a CDS encoding acyloxyacyl hydrolase codes for MQSGYKKSLVAGALTALAMACAVPAAQAQDKGGISVQGGVGDKYNRTAINYETAPLWQISGSLGRLDLTGELGAAYWWTHSGGGHPSNAWQLNAIPMFRWWVSDRFFFEGGVGATVFNHTKFAGETISTAYQFGDHIGLGFQFDQHNRISLRYSHFSNASIKRPNPGLDVTQVTYTYLF; via the coding sequence ATGCAGAGTGGTTATAAAAAGAGCTTGGTCGCAGGCGCGTTGACGGCCTTGGCGATGGCGTGTGCCGTTCCGGCCGCGCAGGCCCAGGACAAAGGCGGTATCAGTGTCCAAGGTGGCGTGGGCGACAAGTACAACCGTACCGCGATCAACTACGAAACCGCGCCCTTGTGGCAGATCAGTGGCAGCCTGGGCCGCCTTGACCTTACCGGTGAACTCGGCGCGGCTTACTGGTGGACGCATAGCGGTGGCGGCCATCCGTCGAATGCCTGGCAGTTGAATGCCATTCCGATGTTCCGTTGGTGGGTCAGCGACCGTTTCTTCTTCGAAGGCGGCGTCGGTGCCACGGTGTTCAACCACACCAAGTTTGCTGGCGAGACCATCAGCACGGCGTACCAGTTCGGCGATCACATCGGCCTGGGCTTCCAGTTCGACCAGCACAACCGTATCAGCCTGCGTTATTCGCACTTCTCGAACGCGAGCATCAAGCGCCCGAACCCGGGGCTGGATGTGACCCAGGTGACGTACACGTACCTGTTCTGA